Part of the Mariprofundus sp. NF genome is shown below.
CAGCTCTAACTGTTCTGAAGTGACCTTTTGTCCTTCAACGCGATTAGCTACTAATGAAATGGACCTCATAATGATCTGCTGCATCCCTCTGATTGAGATCCCATCTACTGACGCAACTATAAAAGGGATATCACCACCTATTTCAGAAAAAAAACACTTGCCCCACCCCTGCTTATTTTCTGCCAGTAAATCTTCATACAAGATCGATGAAATCTGGATTCTTTGCTCTAAGCTTGGAGAAGAAACATTGATAACGTGTGCTCTATCTCTAATCGGTTCAGGCACTCTTTTAATGTTATTTGACGTAGCTGCCCAATTTATGAAACTCGCATCAATTTCAAAGTCGTAGAATTCATCCCTGAACCGTTTAGCACTCATCCGTTCCAGTAAAGTATACAGCGGTTGGGCTGGCGGAAAGTTGTTTGCCCCCTCAATCATTTTATCAATCTCATCCATTATAATTAAACAATTTGGCATCCGGTTTTCTATAAGAAGGTTTGCAACATGGCCCGGCTTTCCCGTCCCCCACCCGCGTGATTGACCAGAAATATCAAACCCATTTGTCAGCTCCGCAGCGCCGATGATCCTATGCTTAACTCCAAACTCTTTAGCCAAATAGTGTAGCGCCGCAGTCTTCCCTACCCCTGGTGGACCATCAAAGATATACATTGAATCAAAGAGTTTCAGAGGTGCTTTAGAACCACCCAACATAGATAGACATAAATTCATTTCGATTTCGTCGGCCAGAGTCGAAAGGTGCGGAAACCTTAATCTGAATTTGACCAACACATCTTTGTAGTTTTTTGGAACCGTTGCTAAAGAGGCCCTGCCGTTAGTGGTGAGCAGGTCTTCTAACAAAGGTATGTAGGCCTCATGATTTTTCTTTTGTGAGTTTCTCAATAAATCAACCAGCTTTTTAACTTCTTTTGAATCACAAAGCTGAATAGAGGGCTCTTTACATTTAACCTTCCTATGAGCAATTGAGGTATCCTTACGAGATCTGAACCCTCCCTGAAATTGCCTCTTATTTTTCACCTCGGATTTGCACCAAAGACATTCTAACTCATACATAAACAATTCATATTCTGATAATATCGCATCATAAATAAGGTCTGTTTTCCCCTTATATTCCGAATTCTTAATTTCTCTTACCAAAAATGATTTATAGCTTTCAAAATTATCTCTGAAAGCATCAAGCAAATTCATATAGGCTCTATCACCTTTAGACACAGTATCTGCAGTAATCCGTTTAGCTGAGATGCTAACTAATTCACTTGCTTGCATTACTACAAAAAGCGATGCAATGGGATAACATCCCTCACCGTCCCATAGAGTTTCTAGCCTCGTATTGAGCATATGCATCCGGTCTTTAAATATCTTTTGGCATAAAGCTTTTGAGGCTGAATCAAAATCATGTTTTAAACTGATATACAGACGGTTTGGAATCAGGGAGGGAAATTCATTCATAACCTGATCATTAACTAGGAATCCATCATCCATTTTAGCAATCTTCTTTATGAGCTGGTCCATGATTTTATTCTGCTTAATCACTGCAACTCGATTCACACGCCTCAGCCTTTCAACGTGTTTGATGAATTCATTTAATTCCTGCTCATAAGACATAACATCTCCCTTACGCAATTAAGGTACAATAAAGCATTAAATTACTACTGGTTGCAGGTGCCTCGGCTATAAAAATCAGCCTGATGTGGCTAGTCTGAAAATCTCCATCCGAATACGGACATCGTTATCCGCCTTATGCTCCGGTAAAATCACATTCCTTAAAGCCTCTTCCTTTAACTGTCGTCTCCACTCACCGCACTCCCAAGAAGTAGAGCTTGGTATTGAATCGGGCCTTTCCTCATTGATTCGAAGCCAAAAATCACGCCACTGTAGTTTTTCTTGAACTCCTGAAGCCTCGAATAACCGATGGCACCAAAAAGAGTCGTAGCTGACGGCATCTGAATAAACCAATCGCTCTGAGAGCTGCTCTAGCATCACAGAAGCCACATAAGACACATCATGACCATGCTCAATTAAAAATGCTCTAGGGATGCCATGAACCAACTCAGATTCCGAATTCCACCAGTCCCATCCCTCCGCAGTCTCAGGGTTAAGCAAAAATGAAGTGACTTTCTCTCCGATGTTCCAGGCCACCTGAATGGGATAACTTTCTTCCTCAAGACCTGATGCTTCAAAATCAAGAATAGTGATCACGCAATAACACCTCCGCCCATATCTTCCAAACAAGGAATAACCAAAATGATTTCTATGTTATTAATTAATGTTGGTAGAAACAGAAACTAGGCCATTGGTTCCTGTTAGATCAGTATATCAAACTAAGCGGGAATGTCAATCGTAAGTTATTAATATATAAAGTATTTTAAGGCACACAAACCATTCACTAGTTACCCACAATTTATCCAGAACTCAAACTGCATACTTAATCATAGCCATTGAAAACATTCTGAGTGCAACTGATATGCGGCATCATAAATTGAGTCAGCAACTTCATCCGAAATCAATTGATTTGCGTCAATTAAAACAGTGTCCAAATCAACCCCTTTACTTATAGCCACATCTAACAATAAAACGTCTGTATCCGGCATTAAGTCATCAAAATCAAAGTTGTTCATTTTGCTCCTTCACTCTCGCGATCAACGCCCGTATATCCTGAACTCTCCAAGCAGTAACTTTCCCATCAATCGTATCAGTCAATTTATATGGCCTTGGGTATTTCTTCGATTTCACCCCTGCCCACCATGTGGATTTTGAAACGGGAAAAACAAGAAGCACTTGTTTGAGCCGCATGAACCCTTCACTGGGCATCTCATACATTTTCCCACTCCATATCGATATGGGTGGCAAAAAGGCACTTCATGCTGAACAGCAACACCTCAAAATTAAGGGTTGATATTATATGCTGTGGATTATTGTGTGGATTCAAGCGGTCAATTAAGGAGAGGAACTCTCTAACCACTGCCAACACACAGGATGTATATCGCGCTTTTTTCATAACGCGCAGAAATAT
Proteins encoded:
- a CDS encoding AAA family ATPase; this encodes MSYEQELNEFIKHVERLRRVNRVAVIKQNKIMDQLIKKIAKMDDGFLVNDQVMNEFPSLIPNRLYISLKHDFDSASKALCQKIFKDRMHMLNTRLETLWDGEGCYPIASLFVVMQASELVSISAKRITADTVSKGDRAYMNLLDAFRDNFESYKSFLVREIKNSEYKGKTDLIYDAILSEYELFMYELECLWCKSEVKNKRQFQGGFRSRKDTSIAHRKVKCKEPSIQLCDSKEVKKLVDLLRNSQKKNHEAYIPLLEDLLTTNGRASLATVPKNYKDVLVKFRLRFPHLSTLADEIEMNLCLSMLGGSKAPLKLFDSMYIFDGPPGVGKTAALHYLAKEFGVKHRIIGAAELTNGFDISGQSRGWGTGKPGHVANLLIENRMPNCLIIMDEIDKMIEGANNFPPAQPLYTLLERMSAKRFRDEFYDFEIDASFINWAATSNNIKRVPEPIRDRAHVINVSSPSLEQRIQISSILYEDLLAENKQGWGKCFFSEIGGDIPFIVASVDGISIRGMQQIIMRSISLVANRVEGQKVTSEQLELKDTDVLAAIQMLGMKGDSKSQNGIGFILN